One segment of Salvia splendens isolate huo1 chromosome 20, SspV2, whole genome shotgun sequence DNA contains the following:
- the LOC121780901 gene encoding amino acid permease 8-like has protein sequence MQGFGDQIFQVESSESGLGIQTVGNKEFDDDGKPKRTGNVWTASAHIITGIIGSGVLSLAWGVAQLGWIIGVATLVIFSGITIYTSSLLADCYRSPLTGKRNYTYKEVVKNNLGRVMYMFCATVQYVNLMGMVVGYTITASISMAAIQKSDCFHSRGHEASCSVSHNPYMIGMGVLEIFLSQIPNFHKLSMLSVVAAVMSFAYASIGAGLAFAKVVSGHGGRTLLTGVEIGAGLTAAEKIWRMFRAFGDIAFAYTYSQILVEIQDTLKESPPENQVMKKANLVAVATTTAFYMMCGCFGYAAFGTDAPGNLLTGFGFYEPFWLVDIANACIVLHLIGAYQVFAQPIYSVVESWARRKWPESEVVTREYTISLDKKQRLVISLNLFRLIWRSLFVIFATFIALLMPFFNDVLALLGALGYWPLTVYFPIEMYIAKNRVGRWTRRWLGLQLINSMCFLVAVAATCGSLQGLGKALMTYEPFKVKD, from the exons ATGCAGGGATTTGGAGATCAGATTTTCCAAGTTGAGAGCTCTGAATCTGGTTTGGGAATTCAGACAGTTGGAAATAAGGAGTTTGATGATGATGGGAAGCCTAAGAGAACAG GAAACGTTTGGACTGCAAGTGCACATATTATTACAGGAATCATAGGTTCTGGAGTTCTGTCACTAGCATGGGGTGTTGCACAGCTTGGGTGGATTATCGGCGTTGCGACTCTTGTCATCTTCTCCGGTATCACAATATACACCTCTAGCCTCCTTGCAGATTGCTATCGATCCCCACTTACCGGGAAACGCAACTATACTTACAAGGAAGTCGTCAAGAACAACCTTG GCCGGGTGATGTATATGTTTTGTGCAACGGTTCAATATGTGAACTTAATGGGGATGGTGGTCGGATACACCATCACTGCATCGATAAGCATGGC TGCTATCCAGAAATCGGATTGCTTTCATAGCCGAGGCCATGAGGCTTCTTGCAGTGTTTCTCACAATCCATACATGATAGGAATGGGAGTTCTTGAGATTTTCTTGTCTCAAATCCCCAACTTCCATAAGCTGTCGATGCTCTCTGTCGTTGCAGCTGTCATGTCCTTTGCTTACGCGTCTATAGGCGCTGGCCTCGCCTTTGCAAAAGTTGTTTCAG GGCATGGGGGAAGAACCTTGCTCACTGGTGTAGAAATCGGGGCCGGTCTAACAGCAGCTGAGAAGATTTGGAGGATGTTTAGAGCCTTTGGTGATATTGCTTTTGCTTACACTTATTCACAAATCTTGGTTGAAATTCAG gaTACACTAAAAGAAAGCCCTCCTGAAAACCAAGTGATGAAGAAGGCCAATCTTGTTGCTGTGGCAACTACTACAGCTTTCTACATGATGTGTGGCTGCTTCGGTTACGCTGCATTTGGCACCGATGCACCCGGGAATCTACTAACGGGCTTCGGATTCTACGAGCCCTTCTGGCTCGTAGACATCGCCAACGCCTGCATTGTGCTACACCTAATTGGAGCATATCAG GTATTTGCTCAACCGATTTACAGCGTTGTGGAGTCGTGGGCGAGGAGGAAGTGGCCGGAGTCGGAGGTGGTGACGAGAGAGTACACCATAAGCCTTGACAAAAAGCAAAGGCTTGTGATTAGCCTCAACCTTTTTAGATTGATATGGAGAAGTTTGTTTGTGATATTTGCAACGTTTATTGCGTTGTTAATGCCCTTTTTCAATGATGTATTAGCTTTGCTAGGAGCATTAGGGTATTGGCCTTTGACAGTGTATTTCCCCATAGAAATGTACATTGCCAAGAATAGGGTTGGGAGGTGGACCCGGAGGTGGCTCGGCCTCCAACTCATCAACTCAATGTGCTTTCTCGTTGCCGTGGCCGCGACCTGC